One genomic window of Meles meles chromosome 3, mMelMel3.1 paternal haplotype, whole genome shotgun sequence includes the following:
- the PRR16 gene encoding protein Largen isoform X2, which translates to MTDSSKTDTLNSSSSGTTASSIEKIKVQANAPLIKPPAHPSAILTVLRKPNPPPPPPRLTPVKCEDPPRGVPVANTLKTNGTLLRNGGFPGAPNKIPNGDICCLPASTLDKAPVQPLTHRPDKDRCPQAGPRERVRFNEKVQYHGYCPDCDARYNIKNREVHLHSEPVHPPGKLPHPGPPLPPPPHLPPFPLENGGLGISHSNSFPPLRPATVPPPTAPKPQKTILRKSTTTTV; encoded by the coding sequence ATGACCGACAGCTCCAAAACGGACACCCTGAACAGTAGCTCCAGCGGCACGACCGCCTCCAGCATCGAGAAGATCAAAGTGCAGGCCAATGCACCCCTCATCAAACCCCCAGCGCACCCGTCTGCGATCCTCACCGTCCTGAGAAAGCCAAACCCTCCACCGCCTCCCCCGCGGTTGACCCCGGTCAAGTGTGAAGACCCTCCAAGAGGGGTGCCTGTGGCCAATACCCTGAAGACCAATGGCACCCTCCTGCGAAACGGAGGCTTCCCCGGGGCACCGAACAAAATTCCAAACGGAGACATCTGCTGCCTACCCGCCAGTACCTTGGACAAGGCTCCCGTGCAGCCTCTGACGCACAGACCTGACAAAGACAGGTGTCCCCAGGCAGGGCCTCGGGAACGAGTTCGGTTTAATGAAAAAGTGCAGTACCATGGCTATTGTCCCGACTGTGACGCCCGGTATAACATAAAAAACAGGGAGGTCCATTTACACAGCGAACCTGTCCACCCACCGGGGAAGCTTCCTCACccaggccctcccctccctcctccgccccacctccctccttttCCGCTGGAAAACGGGGGGCTGGGAATAAGCCACAGTAACAGCTTCCCCCCTCTCAGACCTGCAACTGTGCCTCCTCCCACTGCACCAAAACCACAGAAGACGATCTTGAGGAAATCAACCACTACAACAGTGTGA